One part of the Anopheles merus strain MAF chromosome 3L, AmerM5.1, whole genome shotgun sequence genome encodes these proteins:
- the LOC121599389 gene encoding elongation of very long chain fatty acids protein, giving the protein MSPDVISEPSNGILDRVVKFFVENQDERTKEWFLSGSITPLIMILVTYLYFCLYAGPRYMAKRKPFKLEGVLIAYNAVQVVLSIVLVYEGIEGGWRKHYNYSCQPVDYSRNPVAMRMARAVWMYYMCKVVELLDTVFFVLRKKQNQVSFLHVYHHTLMPVCGFIGVKYFAGGHGTLLGVINSFIHVCMYAYYMLAAMGPKVQKYLWWKRYLTVMQIVQFIIVFFHTVQVQFQPTCGYPKSIAALLTLNAGLFIYMFSSFYVHSYIRKSNGAAPQRTAGKAGEENNNQLECKPKDAVEANTRPAVEAKKAL; this is encoded by the exons ATGAGTCCAGACGTCATAAGTGAACCGAGCAACGGCATCCTGGACAGGGTGGTGAAGTTTTTCGTAGAAAATCAAG ATGAGCGCACGAAGGAGTGGTTCCTGTCCGGTTCCATCACGCCGCTGATCATGATCCTCGTCACGTACCTGTACTTCTGCCTGTACGCTGGACCCCGGTACATGGCCAAGCGGAAGCCCTTCAAGCTGGAGGGTGTGCTGATCGCGTACAACGCGGTGCAGGTGGTGCTCAGCATCGTGCTAGTGTATGAA GGAATTGAGGGCGGATGGAGGAAACACTACAACTACTCCTGCCAACCCGTGGACTACAGCCGCAACCCGGTTGCAATGAGG ATGGCTCGTGCCGTTTGGATGTACTACATGTGCAAGGTCGTGGAGCTGCTCGACACGGTGTTCTTTGTACTGCGGAAGAAACAGAACCAGGTTTCGTTCCTGCACGTCTACCACCACACCCTGATGCCGGTCTGTGGCTTCATTGGCGTCAAGTACTTTGCCG GAGGTCACGGTACACTGTTGGGCGTCATCAACTCGTTCATCCACGTCTGCATGTACGCGTACTACATGCTGGCCGCGATGGGACCGAAG GTTCAAAAGTACCTGTGGTGGAAGCGTTACCTGACCGTGATGCAGATC GTGCAGTTCATCATTGTGTTCTTCCACACGGTGCAGGTGCAGTTCCAGCCGACCTGCGGCTACCCGAAATCGATCGCCGCCCTGCTGACGCTGAACGCCGGCCTGTTCATCTACATGTTCAGCTCGTTCTACGTGCACTCGTACATCCGCAAGTCGAACGGTGCGGCACCGCAGCGCACCGCCGGCAAGGCGGGCgaggaaaacaacaaccagTTGGAATGCAAACCAAAGGACGCCGTCGAGGCGAACACGCGGCCAGCCGTCGAGGCTAAGAAGGCGCTGTAG